A genomic region of Spea bombifrons isolate aSpeBom1 chromosome 9, aSpeBom1.2.pri, whole genome shotgun sequence contains the following coding sequences:
- the ENTREP3 gene encoding protein ENTREP3 yields the protein MNTITEFLLLDHLLSALAIMPSPTDSSFSLTGRTSRSLSQLRLHRTWSNVLLVLGFVQITLGVLIVTFSLVAATITPSMKIKHSSPSWAGFSLAVSGLIGCISWKRPFTLVVTLFTLLTALCVMLSLAGSILSCQNAQLVRSFDACQKEKNWCVCCHVLSENQVLPSCSKDVEVLTMYPNPDCGSIRTALKDLLFSVCGLTILSTIICTLSAVIYCIQIFSLDVIHVLAPQRSTSVNLECLSPQDTILQSMMECEEFVPPVPPPPYYPPEYTCSSETDAQSITYNGSMDSPIPLYPTDFPPSYESVMGIREDSQATLFDAQVHDASCPSASDRIDSTGHSGNEDNSPSEDSVLLEIPGSVCSVDYVLYRSIQRSRADYCLSVDCGQCLHHRQSPTFSLQGPFEEIAVPRVKGARSSSCSTPRAGSDSPRPVGTIITRSCNRLETAGSASGPCFPEVRLKGKARGAARWSQGSGCSQHHSSPCQTPDCPHRRYSENTRPVLPCPDVTPPLLVRSHSDPGISSLCNTGLPEADYTKAREDNGSLSSIDTALEVYLHGHALQESPGLLRTSSDGKNRLQATRRAVQRLSKSGALSLGDLKGGLGTKALVVRFLHRSRRSLKEGTDHRYRKQVPKSPLPGEQERCQEARCLQSCGDLSTAPSLRRLLSTSRRGHRRPHSMNGVYKDSTL from the exons ATGAATACGATCACAGAGTTCCTGCTCTTGGACCATCTTCTCTCTGCTTTGGCCATAATGCCTTCTCCTACGGATTCCAGCTTCTCGCTCACGGGACGGACCTCACGTAGTCTGTCGCAACTCCGGCTCCACCGAACCTGGTCCAATGTCCTGCTGGTCCTGGGCTTCGTGCAGATCACGCTGGGTGTTCTGATTGTCACATTTAGCTTGGTGGCTGCCACCATCACTCCATCTATGAAGATAAAGCATTCAAGCCCTTCGTGGGCTGGCTTTTCG TTGGCTGTATCGGGTCTCATTGGCTGCATCTCATGGAAAAGACCGTTCACACTAGTG GTTACTTTGTTCACGCTGCTGACGGCGCTGTGCGTCATGCTTAGCCTTGCGGGCTCCATCTTGTCGTGTCAGAACGCCCAGCTGGTGAGATCCTTCGATGCCTGCCAGAAG GAGAAAAACTGGTGCGTCTGCTGCCATGTTCTGTCAGAAAACCAGGTCCTGCCCTCCTGCAGCAAAGACGTGGAGGTCCTGACCATGTACCCAAACCCGGACTGTGGCAGCATCCGCACGGCCTTGAAG GACCTGTTGTTTAGTGTCTGTGGCCTCACCATCCTTTCCACCATCATCTGCACGTTGTCCGCTGTCATCTACTGCATTCAGATCTTCTCATTGGATGTGATCCATGTA CTGGCGCCACAGAGATCCACCTCTGTGAATCTGGAATGTCTCTCACCTCAGGACACAATCCTGCAGAGTATGATGGAGTGCGAGGAGTTTGTGCCACCGGTGCCTCCACCGCCGTACTACCCACCGGAGTACACCTGCAGCTCTGAGACTGACGCCCAGAG CATAACGTACAATGGCTCCATGGACAGCCCCATCCCTCTCTACCCCACAGACTTTCCGCCGTCGTATGAGAGTGTGATGGGGATCCGAGAGGACAGTCAG GCCACGCTGTTTGATGCCCAGGTTCATGACGCCTCGTGCCCCAGTGCTTCTGACAGAATCGACTCCACTGGTCACAGTGGGAACG AGGACAACAGCCCCTCCGAGGACTCGGTTTTGCTGGAGATACCGGGGTCTGTTTGTTCCGTGGACTATGTTTTGTACCGGTCCATCCAACGAAGCCGAGCTGACTATTGTTTGAGTGTGGACTGCGGACAGTGTCTGCATCACCGGCAGAGCCCCACATTCAGCCTGCAGGGGCCGTTTGAGGAGATCGCTGTGCCCCGTGTAAAGGGGGCGCGCTCATCCTCCTGCTCCACACCCAGAGCTGGTTCTGACTCCCCTCGGCCCGTGGGAACCATCATCACCCGTAGCTGTAACAGGCTGGAGACAGCTGGATCCGCTTCTGGTCCCTGCTTCCCCGAGGTCAGACTGAAGGGAAAGGCCAGAGGGGCAGCTCGATGGAGCCAAGGCTCAGGGTGTTCCCAGCATCACAGCTCCCCGTGCCAGACCCCGGACTGCCCTCACAGGAGGTACAGTGAAAATACCCGGCCAGTGCTGCCGTGCCCTGATGTGACCCCACCGCTTCTTGTCCGCTCTCACAGTGACCCAGGGATCAGCTCCTTATGCAATACAG GTCTTCCAGAAGCCGATTACACCAAGGCCCGGGAGGACAATGGGTCTTTGTCATCCATCGACACAG CTCTCGAGGTCTATTTACATGGACACGCACTGCAGGAGTCCCCGGGATTACTCCGCACGAGCTCAGATGGGAAGAATCGGCTTCAGGCTACGCGCAGAGCGGTGCAGAGACTCTCCAAGAGCGGCGCTCTGTCCCTCGGAGACCTAAAGGGTGGCCTCGGCACCAAAGCCCTGGTGGTCAGATTCTTGCATCGCTCCAGAAGGAGCTTGAAGGAAGGCACGGACCACCGGTATCGGAAACAG GTTCCCAAGAGCCCGCTGCCTGGTGAGCAGGAGAGATGCCAAGAAGCCAGATGCCTACAGAGCTGCGGAGACCTCAGCACCGCGCCATCGCTGCGCCGTCTCCTCTCCACGAGCCGGAGGGGGCACAGACGCCCCCATAGCATGAACGGTGTGTACAAAGACAGCACTTTGTGA
- the SCAMP3 gene encoding secretory carrier-associated membrane protein 3, with product MAQPDNPFGDIDNPFQDPAVTQHQPSAQYATLDVYNPFDNRGVPPPYHEQPAATLPTAPAQNAPAPAPKKQSPTEPKTYGSYGTQETAAAATADLLRRQEELNRKAEELDRRERELQNAALGSAAVRQNNWPPLPSFCPVKPCFYQDVSVEIPQDFQKTVSIMYYLWLFSTGTLFVNFVACMAWFCVDSTQGSSFGLSILWILLFTPCSFVCWYRPLYKAFRSDSSFSFFVFFFIYFVQDVFYVLQAIGIPGWGFSGWIAALTVLKVGSVAVAVIMLIVSLLLTANATLGIIMLKRVHSIYRRTGASFQKAQEEFAAGVFSNPAMRTAATNVAAGAAQNAFKP from the exons ATGGCGCAGCCGGACAACCCGTTCGGGGACATAGACAACCCATTCCAG GACCCTGCAGTGACGCAGCATCAGCCCAGCGCGCAGTACGCCACTCTCGATGTGTATAATCCTTTCGATAACCGCGGG GTGCCTCCCCCGTACCATGAACAGCCGGCAGCCACCCTGCCAACTGCCCCAGCGCAGAATGCCCCTGCTCCGGCGCCCAAGAAACAGAGCCCAACAGAACCAAAGACCTACGGCTCGTACGGGACTCAG GAGACGGCTGCGGCTGCCACAGCGGACTTACTGCGGCGCCAGGAGGAGCTGAACCGCAAGGCCGAGGAGCTGGACCGGAGGGAGCGAGAGCTTCAGAACGCCGCTCTGGGAAGTGCTGCCG TGCGGCAGAATAACTGGCCCCCGCTACCCTCCTTCTGTCCGGTGAAACCGTGCTTTTACCAAGATGTCTCCGTGGAGATACCGCAGGACTTCCAGAAGACGGTCTCCATCATGTACTACCTGTGGCTGT TTAGCACCGGGACCCTGTTTGTGAACTTCGTGGCGTGCATGGCGTGGTTCTGTGTGGACTCCACGCAAGGTTCTAGCTTTGGCCTGTCCATCCTGTGGATTCTTCTCTTCACCCCCTGCTCGTTCGTGTGCTGGTATCGGCCTCTGTACAAGGCTTTCAG GAGTGACAGTTCCTTCAgcttttttgtcttcttcttcatctactTTGTCCAAGATGTCTTTTACGTGCTTCAGGCGATTGGGATCCCAGGCTGGGGCTTCAG CGGGTGGATTGCCGCTCTCACCGTGCTGAAGGTCGGAAGCGTGGCCGTGGCGGTCATCATGCTGATTGTGTCCCTATTACTCACCGCTAACGCCACGTTGGGGATCATTATGCTGAAGAGG GTCCACTCTATCTACCGCCGGACCGGTGCCAGCTTCCAGAAGGCGCAGGAGGAGTTTGCTGCCGGCGTGTTTTCCAACCCAGCCATGCGGACGGCGGCCACCAACGTGGCAGCGGGTGCCGCGCAGAATGCTTTCAAGCCTTAA
- the LOC128504296 gene encoding complexin-3-like: MAALAKSMFGGPVKSTSCCTSSGFSQENGPPRGEMLGGNITRRWSSEDQYHQNVHVRTKRRDSFYAQQRVERAAMREHFRTKYNLTKNVPDVQQVKTAGGNLRVSKEVRAMVRPREPAPESFSIHRFWDYHTQGHIKKGPRDSTGTSCLIM, encoded by the exons ATGGCTGCCCTTGCCAAGTCAATGTTTGGGGGTCCTGTGAAGAGTACATCGTGCTGCACATCTTCTGGATTCTCTCAGGAGAACGGACCCCCTAGAGGGGAGATGTTGGGGGGCAACATTACCAGAAGATGGAGCTCTGAAGACCAATATCACCAAAATGTCCACGTTCGCAC GAAGAGGAGAGACTCATTTTATGCCCAGCAGAGGGTGGAGAGAGCGGCCATGAGAGAACATTTCCGTACAAAGTATAACCTGACCAAG AACGTCCCGGATGTGCAGCAGGTGAAGACGGCTGGAGGCAACCTGAGGGTGTCCAAGGAGGTGCGGGCGATGGTGCGGCCCCGGGAGCCGGCCCCCGAGAGCTTCTCCATACACAGGTTTTGGGATTATCACACGCAGGGCCACATTAAGAAGGGCCCGCGGGACTCTACAGGCACAAGCTGTCTCATCATGTGA
- the CLK2 gene encoding dual specificity protein kinase CLK2 isoform X2: MPHSRRYQSSERSSRGSYRDRYRSRKHRRRRSRSRTSSGDRGRNRRHRRMDSYHERSRSYDDRSPDRRAYDRRYCETYRRHDYSRDRGEVYYDADYNHSYDYRRSREDSYRSCKSSRRKQKRRKRRSRSYSRSSSRSRQSSRRAKSVEDDVEGHLIYRTGDWIQERYEIVSTLGEGTFGRVVQCVDHRRGGSRVALKIIKNVEKYKEAARLEINVLEKINEKDPENKHLCVQMFDWFDFHGHMCISFELLGLSTFDFLKENSYYPYPIHQVRHMAYQVCHAVKFLHDNKLTHTDLKPENILFVNSDFELAYNVDKKRDERCVKSTDIRVVDFGSATFDHEHHSTIVSTRHYRAPEVILELGWSQPCDVWSVGCIIFEYYVGFTLFQTHDNREHLAMMERILGPVPSRMTRKTRKQKYFYHGRLDWDENTSAGRYVRENCKPLRRYLLSEAEEHHQLFDLIEGMLEYEPSKRITLAESLKHPFFDVLKMDSAPKHWGTGRDISR; encoded by the exons ATGCCGCACTCCAGACGGTACCAGTCATCGGAGAGGAGCAGCCGCGGCAGTTATCGGGACCGGTACAGAAGCCGCAAGCACCGGAGGAGAAGAAGCAGATCCCGAACGAGCAGCGGCGACAGGGGGCGCAACCGGCGCCACCGCCGCATGGACAGCTACCACGAGCGATCACGCAG TTACGATGACCGATCCCCAGACAGAAGAGCTTACGACCGGCGCTACTGCGAGACGTACCGGCGGCACGATTACAGCCGGGACAGAGGCGAGGTTTACTACGACGCCGACTACAACCACTCCTACGACTACCGGCGCTCCCGCGAGGACAGCTACCGGAGCTGTAAGAGCAGCCGCCGCAAGCAGAAGCGGAGGAAGCGCCGAAGCAGGTCTTATAGCCGCTCGTCATCG CGAAGTCGCCAGAGCAGCCGGCGTGCCAAGAGTGTGGAAGACGACGTGGAGGGTCACCTGATCTATCGCACCGGCGACTGGATACAAGAAAGAT ATGAGATTGTGAGCACGCTGGGCGAAGGCACGTTTGGGCGCGTGGTCCAGTGCGTGGATCACAGGAG GGGGGGATCCCGAGTCGCTTTAAAAATCATTAAGAACGTTGAGAAGTATAAGGAGGCGGCGCGCCTGGAGATTAACGTCCTGGAGAAGATCAATGAGAAGGACCCGGAGAACAAGCA CTTGTGCGTACAGATGTTTGACTGGTTCGATTTCCACGGCCACATGTGCATCTCCTTTGAGCTTCTTGGCTTGAGCACTTTTGACTTCTTGAAGGAGAACAGTTACTATCCGTATCCAATTCACCAAGTGCGCCACATGGCCTACCAGGTGTGCCACGCCGTGAAAT TTCTTCACGACAATAAACTGACTCACACGGATCTGAAGCCGGAGAACATCTTATTTGTGAACTCCGACTTTGAGCTCGCCTATAACGTGGACAAG AAGAGAGATGAAAGGTGTGTGAAGAGCACAGACATCCGCGTCGTGGACTTTGGAAGCGCCACTTTCGATCACGAGCACCACAGCACCATCGTGTCGACGCGGCACTACAGAGCCCCTGAGGTTATCCTGG AGCTCGGCTGGAGCCAGCCATGTGATGTGTGGAGCGTCGGCTGCATTATCTTCGAGTATTACGTGGGGTTCACCCTCTTCCAG ACGCACGACAACCGAGAGCATCTGGCCATGATGGAGCGTATTCTGGGTCCGGTTCCCTCAAGAATGACCCGGAAGACCAG GAAGCAGAAGTATTTCTACCACGGCCGCCTGGACTGGGACGAGAACACGTCTGCCGGCCGCTACGTCAGAGAAAACTGCAAACCGCTGAGG AGGTACTTGCTGTCCGAGGCCGAGGAGCATCACCAGCTGTTTGACCTGATCGAGGGCATGCTGGAGTACGAGCCGTCCAAGCGCATCACGCTGGCAGAGTCTCTCAAGCACCCGTTCTTCGATGTTTTGAAAATGGACTCGGCTCCAAAGCACTGGGGCACCGGCCGCGACATCAGCCGATAG
- the CLK2 gene encoding dual specificity protein kinase CLK2 isoform X1, which yields MPHSRRYQSSERSSRGSYRDRYRSRKHRRRRSRSRTSSGDRGRNRRHRRMDSYHERSRRILFPLRSYDDRSPDRRAYDRRYCETYRRHDYSRDRGEVYYDADYNHSYDYRRSREDSYRSCKSSRRKQKRRKRRSRSYSRSSSRSRQSSRRAKSVEDDVEGHLIYRTGDWIQERYEIVSTLGEGTFGRVVQCVDHRRGGSRVALKIIKNVEKYKEAARLEINVLEKINEKDPENKHLCVQMFDWFDFHGHMCISFELLGLSTFDFLKENSYYPYPIHQVRHMAYQVCHAVKFLHDNKLTHTDLKPENILFVNSDFELAYNVDKKRDERCVKSTDIRVVDFGSATFDHEHHSTIVSTRHYRAPEVILELGWSQPCDVWSVGCIIFEYYVGFTLFQTHDNREHLAMMERILGPVPSRMTRKTRKQKYFYHGRLDWDENTSAGRYVRENCKPLRRYLLSEAEEHHQLFDLIEGMLEYEPSKRITLAESLKHPFFDVLKMDSAPKHWGTGRDISR from the exons ATGCCGCACTCCAGACGGTACCAGTCATCGGAGAGGAGCAGCCGCGGCAGTTATCGGGACCGGTACAGAAGCCGCAAGCACCGGAGGAGAAGAAGCAGATCCCGAACGAGCAGCGGCGACAGGGGGCGCAACCGGCGCCACCGCCGCATGGACAGCTACCACGAGCGATCACGCAG GATCTTGTTTCCCCTCCGCAGTTACGATGACCGATCCCCAGACAGAAGAGCTTACGACCGGCGCTACTGCGAGACGTACCGGCGGCACGATTACAGCCGGGACAGAGGCGAGGTTTACTACGACGCCGACTACAACCACTCCTACGACTACCGGCGCTCCCGCGAGGACAGCTACCGGAGCTGTAAGAGCAGCCGCCGCAAGCAGAAGCGGAGGAAGCGCCGAAGCAGGTCTTATAGCCGCTCGTCATCG CGAAGTCGCCAGAGCAGCCGGCGTGCCAAGAGTGTGGAAGACGACGTGGAGGGTCACCTGATCTATCGCACCGGCGACTGGATACAAGAAAGAT ATGAGATTGTGAGCACGCTGGGCGAAGGCACGTTTGGGCGCGTGGTCCAGTGCGTGGATCACAGGAG GGGGGGATCCCGAGTCGCTTTAAAAATCATTAAGAACGTTGAGAAGTATAAGGAGGCGGCGCGCCTGGAGATTAACGTCCTGGAGAAGATCAATGAGAAGGACCCGGAGAACAAGCA CTTGTGCGTACAGATGTTTGACTGGTTCGATTTCCACGGCCACATGTGCATCTCCTTTGAGCTTCTTGGCTTGAGCACTTTTGACTTCTTGAAGGAGAACAGTTACTATCCGTATCCAATTCACCAAGTGCGCCACATGGCCTACCAGGTGTGCCACGCCGTGAAAT TTCTTCACGACAATAAACTGACTCACACGGATCTGAAGCCGGAGAACATCTTATTTGTGAACTCCGACTTTGAGCTCGCCTATAACGTGGACAAG AAGAGAGATGAAAGGTGTGTGAAGAGCACAGACATCCGCGTCGTGGACTTTGGAAGCGCCACTTTCGATCACGAGCACCACAGCACCATCGTGTCGACGCGGCACTACAGAGCCCCTGAGGTTATCCTGG AGCTCGGCTGGAGCCAGCCATGTGATGTGTGGAGCGTCGGCTGCATTATCTTCGAGTATTACGTGGGGTTCACCCTCTTCCAG ACGCACGACAACCGAGAGCATCTGGCCATGATGGAGCGTATTCTGGGTCCGGTTCCCTCAAGAATGACCCGGAAGACCAG GAAGCAGAAGTATTTCTACCACGGCCGCCTGGACTGGGACGAGAACACGTCTGCCGGCCGCTACGTCAGAGAAAACTGCAAACCGCTGAGG AGGTACTTGCTGTCCGAGGCCGAGGAGCATCACCAGCTGTTTGACCTGATCGAGGGCATGCTGGAGTACGAGCCGTCCAAGCGCATCACGCTGGCAGAGTCTCTCAAGCACCCGTTCTTCGATGTTTTGAAAATGGACTCGGCTCCAAAGCACTGGGGCACCGGCCGCGACATCAGCCGATAG